In the genome of Haloarcula sp. CBA1129, one region contains:
- the rdfA gene encoding rod-determining factor RdfA has protein sequence MTTDDSQPGGGTNKVDTVIQKYDLVGMGAELEARWVGADGEEESTRDLADYFNQSVLASAIEGSDAPTLSGDIQQVYRSLREDDADAPLIRSRLEQNGVDVESVIDDFISHQTVYRYLKNDRGAARPEQTPAERKENAIESIQRLRGRTTAVTRQTIESLEKNDAISVDDFNIINEVQVLCEDCGRSYDIVAFLEQGGCDCQPE, from the coding sequence ATGACCACAGACGACTCACAGCCGGGTGGGGGAACGAACAAGGTCGATACCGTAATTCAAAAATACGATCTTGTCGGGATGGGTGCAGAACTCGAAGCGCGGTGGGTTGGTGCTGACGGGGAGGAAGAGAGTACCCGAGATCTTGCTGATTATTTCAATCAGTCGGTGCTTGCGTCCGCCATCGAAGGAAGTGACGCGCCGACATTGAGTGGCGATATCCAACAGGTCTATCGATCACTTCGCGAAGATGACGCGGACGCCCCGCTCATACGCTCCCGGCTCGAACAGAACGGGGTCGATGTCGAATCTGTGATAGATGATTTTATTTCCCACCAGACGGTGTATCGCTATCTCAAGAACGACCGGGGCGCGGCCCGACCTGAGCAGACACCCGCAGAACGAAAAGAAAACGCCATTGAATCGATACAGCGCCTCCGGGGCCGAACAACCGCTGTAACGAGACAGACTATCGAGAGTCTCGAAAAGAACGACGCCATCTCGGTAGACGATTTCAACATCATCAACGAAGTTCAGGTGCTGTGTGAAGACTGCGGCCGTAGCTACGATATTGTAGCGTTTCTGGAGCAGGGTGGCTGCGACTGTCAACCCGAGTGA
- a CDS encoding universal stress protein: MYDTILFPTDGSDAAESVLEYALQIAAEHEATIHILNVADTGRDSVTTIRGEVIDVLETEGERIVAEAAQYVKDKGVPVVSEVLQGDPHKTIVDYSKQSDIDCIVMPTHGQRGIQRILLGSVTERVINTAAVPVVAVNPARVRALVYPPNHVLVPTDGSRGAELALTQGIDIARATGATLHLLHVVETGGLGPDARSVLKEREVTERANEIITEATEKVENASLDAVASVIEHGTPSKEICDYIDENEIDLAIMGTHGQTDFSRYVMGGVSAKIVRKSPVPVTWVRESNSEPQE, encoded by the coding sequence ATGTACGACACCATCCTGTTCCCGACCGACGGAAGCGACGCCGCAGAATCAGTTCTCGAATACGCACTACAGATCGCAGCCGAACACGAGGCGACGATTCACATCCTCAACGTCGCCGACACCGGCCGAGATAGTGTCACCACAATTCGTGGAGAGGTCATCGACGTTCTCGAAACAGAAGGGGAGCGCATCGTGGCGGAAGCCGCGCAATATGTGAAAGACAAGGGCGTTCCCGTCGTCTCCGAGGTCCTTCAGGGTGACCCGCACAAGACGATAGTCGACTACAGCAAACAGTCCGACATCGACTGCATCGTTATGCCGACACACGGGCAGCGTGGGATCCAGCGAATCCTCCTCGGAAGCGTCACCGAACGTGTCATCAACACGGCGGCGGTTCCCGTCGTTGCAGTGAACCCTGCCAGAGTTCGGGCACTCGTATATCCTCCGAACCACGTCCTCGTCCCAACAGACGGAAGCCGTGGCGCAGAACTCGCGTTGACACAGGGGATCGATATCGCGAGGGCGACGGGGGCAACACTCCATCTGCTTCACGTTGTCGAGACCGGCGGCCTCGGGCCCGATGCACGCTCCGTCCTGAAAGAGAGGGAGGTGACTGAGCGGGCGAATGAAATTATAACCGAGGCGACCGAGAAGGTCGAGAACGCGTCGCTTGACGCGGTCGCCAGTGTCATTGAACACGGCACCCCCTCGAAGGAGATCTGTGACTACATCGACGAGAATGAAATCGATCTCGCGATTATGGGGACACACGGACAGACTGATTTCAGCAGGTACGTCATGGGAGGTGTCAGCGCCAAAATCGTCCGGAAGTCCCCTGTCCCAGTGACGTGGGTTCGTGAGTCTAACTCTGAGCCGCAGGAGTAG